Within Halopelagius longus, the genomic segment TTCATTCGGATGGCGTGGCACAGCGCCGGCACGTACCGCACCTCCGACGGTCGCGGCGGCGCGTCCGGCGGCACGCAGCGCTTTGCACCCTTGAACAGTTGGCCCGACAACGCCAACCTCGACAAGGCGCGCCGACTGCTCTGGCCGGTCAAGCAGAAGTACGGCCGCAAACTCTCGTGGGCCGACCTGATAGTCCTGACCGGGAACGTCGCCTTAGAGTCGATGGGGTTCGAGACGTTCGGGTTCGCCGGCGGGCGGGAAGACAAGTTCGAACCCGACGAGGCCGTCGACTGGGGGCCCGAGACGGAGTGGGAGGAGTCCGACCGCTTCGACGAGGAGGGAGAACTCGAAGAACCGCTCGCGGCCACCGTGATGGGCCTCATCTACGTGAACCCGGAGGGACCGAACGGCAATCCCGACCCGATGGCATCGGCGGAGAACATCCGAGCGTCGTTCGGCCAGATGGCGATGAACGACGAGGAGACGGCCGCGCTCATCGCCGGCGGACACACCTTCGGGAAGGTCCACGGCGCCGCGGACGCCGATGTGCATATGGGTCCCGAACCCGAAGCGGCCCCAATCGAGCAACAGGGCCTCGGCTGGAAGAGCAGTCACGGCTCCGGCAAAGGGAGCGACGCGATAACGAGCGGAATCGAGGGGCCGTGGAACGCCACGCCGACGCAGTGGGACATGGGCTACCTCGACAACCTGCTCGACCACGAGTGGGAACCGGAGCGGGGTCCCGGCGGTGCGTGGCAGTGGACGACGACGGACGATTCGCTCGACGGCGTCGCACCGGGCACCGAGGACCCCTCGGAGAAGGAAGACGTGATGATGCTGACGACGGACATCGCCCTCAAGCGGGACCCCGAGTACCGGGAGATAATCGAGCGCTTCCAAGAGAACCCCGCGGAGTTCCAAGACGCGTTCGCGAAGGCGTGGTACAAACTCATCCACCGCGACCTCGGCCCGCCGTCCCGGTTCCTCGGCCCCGAGGTCCCCGACGAGGAGATGATCTGGCAGGACCCCGTCCCCGACGTCGACCACGAACTCGTCGGGGACGAGGAGATAGCCGAGCTCGAAGACGAGATTCTCGACTCGGACCTCTCGGTCTCCCAACTCGTCAAGACGGCGTGGGCGGCGGCGTCGACGTACCGCGACAGCGACAAGCGCGGCGGTGCGAACGGCGCTCGCATCCGCCTCGAACCCCAGAAGAGCTGGGAGGTCAACGAGCCCGAGGAACTCGAAGCGGTGCTTTCGACCTACGAAGAGATTCGAGAGGAGTTCAACAACTCGCGCTCCGACGACGTGCGCGTCTCGCTGGCCGACCTCATCGTGCTGGGCGGTAACGCGGCCGTCGAGAAGGCCGCGAAGGACGCCGGGTACGACGTGGAGGTTCCCTTCGAACCGGGCCGTACCGACGCCACGCAGGACCAAACCAACGTGGAGTCCTTCGAGGCGCTCGAACCGCAAGCCGACGGGTTCCGCAACTACCTCGGCGACGGCCACGACCGTTCGGCGGAGGAGTTGCTGGTCGACAAGGCCGACCTGCTGGACCTGACGCCCGCCCAGATGACGGTTCTGGTCGGCGGCATGCGCGCGCTGGGCGCGAACTTCAAAGGATCCGACCTCGGTGTCTTCACCGACCGGCCGGGGACGCTGACCAACGACTTCTTCGCGAACCTGCTCGACATGCGTTACGAGTGGGAACCGGTGTCGGGCTCGCAGGACAAAGACATCATGGAGTGGGAGTCCCCCGAGGGGGACGGAAACGACATCTACGAGTTGCGCGACCGCGAGACGGGCGACGTCGAGTGGGCGGGAACCCGCGTGGATCTCGTCTTCGGATCGAACGCCGAGCTTCGAGCCATCGCGGAGGTCTACGCCGCCGACGACGCGGAGGAGGAGTTCGTGCGCGACTTCGCGGACACGTGGAACAAGGTGATGAAACTCGACCGCTTCGACCTCGCGTAATCTCGGTCGAGGGCTTTCGGGCCGGCGGCCGTCCGCGACGGGACGACGGTCTGTAACCGCGGTCCTCCGTCGGTCAACGGACGGTAGCGACTGGCTGTACGCTCCGAAGAAGATCCGTGCGGCCGCAAAAGGGCGAGAGAAATTATTTGGGGAAGGGGTGGACTACTGAATACGATGGTGTCCCCGGCTGTGAAAA encodes:
- the katG gene encoding catalase/peroxidase HPI, encoding MGKSNRDWWPNRLNLDILRQNARSADPMGEEFDYAEEFRKLDLEEVKADIEEVMTTSQDWWPADYGHYGPLFIRMAWHSAGTYRTSDGRGGASGGTQRFAPLNSWPDNANLDKARRLLWPVKQKYGRKLSWADLIVLTGNVALESMGFETFGFAGGREDKFEPDEAVDWGPETEWEESDRFDEEGELEEPLAATVMGLIYVNPEGPNGNPDPMASAENIRASFGQMAMNDEETAALIAGGHTFGKVHGAADADVHMGPEPEAAPIEQQGLGWKSSHGSGKGSDAITSGIEGPWNATPTQWDMGYLDNLLDHEWEPERGPGGAWQWTTTDDSLDGVAPGTEDPSEKEDVMMLTTDIALKRDPEYREIIERFQENPAEFQDAFAKAWYKLIHRDLGPPSRFLGPEVPDEEMIWQDPVPDVDHELVGDEEIAELEDEILDSDLSVSQLVKTAWAAASTYRDSDKRGGANGARIRLEPQKSWEVNEPEELEAVLSTYEEIREEFNNSRSDDVRVSLADLIVLGGNAAVEKAAKDAGYDVEVPFEPGRTDATQDQTNVESFEALEPQADGFRNYLGDGHDRSAEELLVDKADLLDLTPAQMTVLVGGMRALGANFKGSDLGVFTDRPGTLTNDFFANLLDMRYEWEPVSGSQDKDIMEWESPEGDGNDIYELRDRETGDVEWAGTRVDLVFGSNAELRAIAEVYAADDAEEEFVRDFADTWNKVMKLDRFDLA